A window of Acidobacteriota bacterium genomic DNA:
ACGAAATCCGAAATCAACGCCGCATCGATGAGGTGGCTCGTTCCATCAAGCAGCTGCACGCGCGTCGTGAGCTCCGCGCCATACCGAAGCACGGTCACCGCCGACGTCATCGGCACCACGCCCGTCGGTAGCAGCGGTTGCCCAATCAGGGCGTTGAGCAGCGTGGACTTGCCTCGCTTGAACTGACCCACGCACGCCACAAAGAAACGGCCCTCGGCGAGTCGATCGGCGAGTGCGGCCGCCTCGTTGGCGATGGACTCCGCGCCCGTGTTGCTCGCGGATTCCGCTATGACGCGCAGCGGGGACGTGGTGCCTTCAGCCGTGGCGTGGCCATCGGTCATAACACGTTCCTCGCCTGGTCATCTGGCTGCTCGTCGCCATATACGCGATCGAGCGCGGCCAGCTCTTCCTGAATGGCGTGGGCATCGGTCCCGCTGGAGTCGGGAGAATCGCGGATCATAAAGCGCTGCCGTTCGATGGACACTCGCAAGGGTTCCGCGTATTCGTGAAATCCGTTCTGCACCGCGGTGACGGCGTCGCGCATCCAACCACGCAGGCCGACGCCAAACGCCGAGAGTGCTTCCGCCAGCGACTGGCCGATCTGGGCCTCGAACTGGCGTTCGATCGCACGGATACGCAAGGACCGTGTGATCGCTGAGATGCCCGGTGCCGTGAGCGGCGTCGTGACCTCCGGCAGGACCAGGGCCGGCAACTCGCGTACGCGCCCCAGCAACTCGGTGACCGTGAGTGTCTCAGGACGTCCTAACAGGTCGGCGGCCCGTGCCAGAGATGCCGCCAAACCGGCCGCGAAGCGTCCCAACGCGATCCGAAGCTCCTCAGCCTGTGCGCCCACCGTGTCCCTCGCGGCTCGGCCAAGCGCTGACCTCGCGGCCTCCATGGTCAGTCCCGCCCACTGAGCGTCATTCACTAGGAGGACCGCGGCTTGCCGGAGAACGATCGATACTCCGCCGGCCACAGCTTGAGCCGCCTGTTCGCCCAGGGGACTGACATTTGCCGCCAACGCGCCGGCGCGGCGGAGTTTCGTCTCGGCATCAGCCTGGGATTCAGCGCTGACGAACACACGCCCCGCACCACGATCGGCGCTTGCTTGCAGGCTTGCGCGCACCGCATCGCGCAACAAGACGATCTTCCGATGAATCGAATGCCACGCGCCATCCTGGTGCCGCTGACACATCGGCGCGATCTCCGCGGCGAACCACGCGTCGGTCAACGTGGCGTCCGCCCCCACGGCACTGACCGCGTGCACGGCGATGTCGAGGCCCACCTCGGTGCGCAGGTGTTCCGCGATGTATGTCGGCCTCAACTCCTCGACCGCGTTGTCGGCGAATGTCAGAGCCGTGCGGATGGCGAAGAGCGTGTCGACCTGCGGCGGCGGAATCGGGATCCCCTCGCGTTCCAGGACGCGCACCAGCCGGCTGCGGATACGTGCCAGGTAGTTTGCGGCCAGTCGCGCCTGGACCGGGGTCAGGGCCGTGCGATAACGGGGGAACGGCGACGATGAGCGTGACGCCGACAGAACTGCTTCGATGCTCGACAGCAGCGTGTCGATGTGCTGGCAACTGACCAGCAGGTGGCGCTGCTGCGGTTCGTTGAGACCGACCCGACCCGCGTCGGCAGACTTTGCCGTCATGCTCACCTGAGGCCACGGCGCGTCGCCACGGCGCAAAAAAAGACCCCTACCGGCATTTGCCCAGTAGGAGTCATCTGTTCCGCCCTCCGGAACCTTCGGAGCGAACTCCAACGCACGATCGCAGAATGATTATACTTCGGAGTCTCTCGCCATGCGCGCCGCGGAGACCGGCCGAAATATCGACGTGAATCTCGCGTAGTGCTTCTGAGCCCACGCCAGGAGGGCGATACCGAAGGCCCGCTGCGACGAACCGTCATCGCAGCTGGTCAAGTACCCACCAGAGCTCCAGCCAGCGCGGCGATGTGGCTGCCCGACGTTCGCCGATGGGCAGTCGCTCGATCATGCTATCTCCAGTCTATCTTCGGACGCCGGACGGCCCGCTACGGGCGGGCAGTCTCACGTCGGCAGGTGGGCAGGCCGTCGTTAGCCGAACAGTACGTTCCGCAGCACGGACTCGACGATGGCTGCCACGCCGAATGGCGTCGTGACGAGCGCGATGAGACCGAAGATCGCTTCGCTGAGCGGTACCTGAAGCTGCGGGACGAAGTACACCGCCGCCATGATGATGAGCAGGCCGAACCGCTCGAGCCGGCGATACAGCGCGAGGGTTTCACCGGAGAGGAAGTACTGCACGACCCTCGATCCGTCCAGCGGCGGGATCGGGATCAGGTTGAAGACGGCGAGCAGCGCATTCAGAAAGATCCCGACTGCGAGGATTTCCGTCAGACTCGAGGACGAATCGGCCAGCCCCACCAACACGGCGACCGAGAGCACGGCTGTCAGCGTGGCGGCCATGAGCACATTCATCGCCGGCCCCGCCGCTCCCACGAGCGCCCAGTCCCGCCGCGGGTTTCTCAAACGCGAGACGTCGACAGGGACCGGCTTCGCCCCGCCGAAAATGAAACCCGAACCGGAGAGGATGAGAAACAGCGGCAGCAGGATCGTGAAGAACAAGTCGATGTGAGGAATCGGGTTCAATGTGAGCCGCCCCCGCTCACGCGCCGTGGGATCGCCCAGGCGGTCGGCTACGAATCCGTGGGCGGCCTCGTGGCTGGTGATGGAGACGATCGCCAGAGCCGCCACGCCGATTACGGTCACTGCATTCATCGCGCGTTCTCCTCCGGAAGTCCTCAATCGTGATGGCGGGCGATGTCGACGTGTCTACTATGGTACACGACGCGGCGGGCCGGTCATCCGGGGCCCGGACATCTTCCCCCTTGTCACCTTTTCTTCACAGGTGTATCATTGTGAGTGATGACTC
This region includes:
- a CDS encoding site-2 protease family protein; protein product: MNAVTVIGVAALAIVSITSHEAAHGFVADRLGDPTARERGRLTLNPIPHIDLFFTILLPLFLILSGSGFIFGGAKPVPVDVSRLRNPRRDWALVGAAGPAMNVLMAATLTAVLSVAVLVGLADSSSSLTEILAVGIFLNALLAVFNLIPIPPLDGSRVVQYFLSGETLALYRRLERFGLLIIMAAVYFVPQLQVPLSEAIFGLIALVTTPFGVAAIVESVLRNVLFG